A single region of the Desulfobacteraceae bacterium genome encodes:
- a CDS encoding TIR domain-containing protein, giving the protein MKRGPLKVFYSYAHQDEKARDMLDQHLELLSRRNLILRWHDRHIVPGSEWNSAIQEALDSADIILLLVSKSFMASRYVKEEEIPAAMREHEAGRARVVPVLLENVPGWRKAPFARLELLPTKGRAVSQWRDPVAAFADVARGIGRVAKDIIVAGGGPFAFGAHEFTEAELSGLGPGVRKRCAEGLGRLRSALNDQVPPRRYEGNLLVANWSLRKFGALAEERRLPEALYYMAQVISAFDLVALQEVDRQLDQLETLLDILGPDWGYLVTDVAPGAWGNNERFAILYYQPRVEFRHFSSNLVMPPERSGEGEIQPAEQLARPPLLAAFRSGDWEFQVCTTHIVWAGSARGGDALPRRLREVRNLGRYLLARARHDQTDLLLMGDFQLERPGSPIHQALLEGGVQLPDPVLLPAHVVPGRYYGLIGFVSSAREMPLADGAPTAGVVQLYEHVLRDEDLSRFARTAAYRAAQPATKVKSGLRKPAERLRAYQRWRTYQMSDHLPLWVALLLPV; this is encoded by the coding sequence GTGAAACGCGGTCCTCTCAAGGTTTTCTATTCCTACGCCCACCAGGACGAAAAGGCGCGGGACATGTTGGATCAACACCTGGAACTGCTGTCCCGGCGCAATCTGATTCTGCGCTGGCATGACCGACACATCGTTCCGGGGAGCGAATGGAACAGCGCCATCCAGGAGGCGCTGGACAGTGCCGACATCATTCTGCTCCTCGTCAGCAAATCCTTCATGGCATCCCGCTACGTTAAGGAGGAAGAGATCCCGGCCGCCATGCGCGAGCATGAGGCCGGACGCGCCCGTGTGGTGCCGGTGCTGTTGGAGAATGTGCCGGGCTGGCGCAAGGCCCCCTTCGCCCGGCTGGAGCTGCTGCCGACCAAGGGGCGCGCGGTATCGCAATGGCGCGACCCCGTCGCCGCCTTCGCCGACGTGGCCCGGGGGATCGGCCGGGTTGCCAAGGACATCATCGTGGCGGGCGGCGGGCCGTTCGCGTTCGGCGCCCATGAATTCACGGAGGCCGAACTCAGCGGCCTTGGCCCAGGGGTGCGGAAGCGCTGTGCAGAGGGGCTCGGGCGTCTCCGTTCAGCGCTGAATGATCAGGTTCCCCCCCGGCGCTACGAAGGCAACCTGCTGGTGGCTAACTGGTCGCTTCGCAAATTCGGGGCTTTGGCGGAGGAAAGGCGATTGCCCGAGGCGCTCTACTACATGGCCCAGGTGATCAGCGCCTTTGACCTGGTGGCGCTGCAGGAGGTGGACCGGCAGCTGGATCAGCTGGAAACCCTGCTGGACATCCTGGGGCCGGATTGGGGTTATCTGGTCACGGACGTGGCCCCCGGGGCCTGGGGCAACAACGAGCGTTTTGCCATCCTCTACTATCAGCCGCGGGTGGAGTTTCGCCACTTCAGCAGCAACCTGGTCATGCCGCCGGAGCGCAGTGGAGAGGGGGAGATTCAGCCGGCCGAACAGTTGGCGCGGCCGCCGCTGCTGGCGGCTTTTCGCTCCGGAGACTGGGAATTTCAGGTCTGCACCACCCACATCGTCTGGGCTGGGAGCGCCCGGGGTGGCGATGCCTTGCCCAGACGTCTGCGTGAGGTGCGCAATCTGGGGCGATACCTGCTGGCCCGGGCACGCCACGACCAGACCGATCTGCTGCTGATGGGCGATTTTCAGCTGGAACGGCCCGGCAGCCCGATCCACCAGGCGTTGCTCGAGGGCGGGGTGCAACTGCCGGATCCCGTGTTGCTGCCGGCCCACGTGGTGCCGGGTCGATATTACGGCCTGATTGGTTTCGTGTCATCGGCGCGTGAGATGCCATTGGCCGATGGCGCTCCGACCGCCGGTGTGGTGCAGCTCTACGAGCACGTTTTGCGGGATGAAGATCTCTCCCGCTTCGCTCGCACCGCAGCCTATCGCGCGGCGCAGCCGGCGACCAAGGTTAAATCAGGCCTTCGCAAACCGGCAGAGCGCCTCAGAGCCTACCAGCGCTGGCGGACCTACCAGATGTCTGACCACTTGCCGCTTTGGGTCGCGTTGTTACTTCCGGTTTAA
- a CDS encoding AF1514 family protein, with the protein MVRIGTGTDTGAKEEVYLRVEKAGLDLEAAKELAKRKAREICAESMLLSWNNAETGEFYPKTECGRGDRPPWVVYAEARGADLVIDVNDGQYTFMFLKLARGA; encoded by the coding sequence ATGGTAAGGATTGGAACCGGGACGGACACGGGTGCCAAGGAAGAGGTCTACCTGCGGGTCGAGAAGGCCGGCCTCGATTTGGAAGCCGCCAAGGAGCTGGCCAAGCGCAAGGCAAGGGAGATCTGCGCCGAATCGATGCTGCTTTCCTGGAACAACGCCGAAACCGGAGAATTCTACCCGAAAACCGAATGCGGCCGTGGCGACCGACCCCCATGGGTGGTTTATGCCGAGGCCCGGGGCGCCGACCTGGTCATCGACGTCAATGACGGGCAGTACACCTTCATGTTCCTCAAACTTGCCCGGGGCGCCTGA
- a CDS encoding acetyl-CoA C-acyltransferase has protein sequence MKEVVIVSACRTAIGAFGGSLKDLNGATLASIVMQGAVSRAGIDPGIIDDVRFGCCLEHYDTLNTTRVAALLAGIPDNITAVTINRVCISGMEAVLSGMAMIQAGMAEVILAGGVEQMSGVPYAVPNARWGCRLQDGVFVDPMIHALHCGSHIIPFSEDAPVDTSQVPASLFLGKPYIMGHTAEFIAQRLGISREEMDEVALRSHNNAERATREGAFREEIVPVSVPQRKKDPLIFDKDEHFRPGITLEQLRKLPPAFVPKTGKVTAGNASGINDGSSAMVIMSAEKARALGLAPIARIKAVGRGACHPALMGLSPVPAVKDLLARSGLAIGDFELIEVNEAFAAQYLGCERELGLNREITNVNGSGIGLGHPIGSTGSRIMVTLLHAMKKRGKSLGLATLCGGGGVSMACALEMI, from the coding sequence ATGAAAGAGGTGGTTATCGTTTCCGCCTGCCGGACGGCCATCGGCGCCTTCGGCGGATCGCTGAAAGACCTGAACGGCGCGACCCTTGCGAGCATCGTCATGCAGGGGGCCGTCAGCCGGGCCGGGATCGACCCGGGCATCATCGACGACGTCCGCTTCGGCTGCTGCCTGGAGCACTACGACACGCTCAACACGACCCGCGTGGCCGCGCTGCTGGCCGGCATTCCGGATAATATCACCGCCGTCACCATCAACCGGGTCTGCATCTCCGGGATGGAGGCGGTCCTCTCGGGGATGGCCATGATCCAGGCCGGCATGGCCGAGGTGATCCTCGCCGGCGGCGTGGAGCAAATGTCTGGCGTGCCCTACGCCGTCCCCAACGCCCGCTGGGGCTGCCGGCTGCAGGACGGCGTCTTTGTCGACCCCATGATCCACGCCCTGCATTGCGGCTCCCACATCATCCCCTTTTCCGAGGACGCGCCCGTGGACACCAGTCAGGTTCCGGCCAGCCTCTTCCTGGGAAAGCCCTACATCATGGGCCATACGGCGGAGTTCATCGCCCAGCGCCTGGGCATCAGCCGGGAGGAGATGGACGAGGTGGCCCTGCGCAGCCACAACAACGCGGAGCGGGCCACGCGGGAGGGCGCCTTCCGGGAGGAGATCGTTCCGGTGTCGGTGCCCCAGCGCAAAAAAGATCCCCTGATCTTCGACAAGGACGAGCATTTCCGCCCCGGCATCACCTTGGAGCAGCTCCGGAAGCTGCCGCCGGCCTTTGTCCCCAAGACCGGCAAGGTGACCGCCGGAAATGCCAGCGGCATCAACGACGGCTCCTCGGCCATGGTCATCATGTCGGCGGAAAAGGCCAGGGCCCTGGGGCTCGCCCCCATCGCCCGGATCAAGGCGGTGGGAAGGGGGGCCTGCCATCCCGCGCTGATGGGGCTCTCCCCGGTGCCGGCGGTGAAGGATCTGCTGGCCCGAAGCGGACTTGCCATCGGCGATTTCGAACTCATCGAGGTCAATGAGGCCTTCGCGGCCCAGTACCTCGGCTGCGAGCGGGAACTCGGCCTCAACCGGGAGATCACCAACGTCAACGGCTCGGGCATCGGCCTGGGCCACCCCATCGGCTCCACTGGCTCCCGGATCATGGTCACCCTGCTGCACGCCATGAAGAAGAGGGGAAAAAGCCTGGGGCTCGCCACCCTCTGCGGCGGCGGCGGGGTTTCCATGGCCTGCGCCCTGGAGATGATCTAG
- a CDS encoding acyl-CoA dehydrogenase translates to MAQVIMDRRDVDFILHEQLEVEKLSEHEKFEEFNRKTVDLIVSEAKNLAVKEMLPALKIGDEEGCTFDKGQVRVPEAFHKIHRLFTEGGWIAMCDAPEWGGQGMPATVALAAKNYFNGANFPCTLNYILNHGAGKLVETFGTEKQKKLFLKKMYGGAWGGTMLLTEPQAGSDVGALTTTAVQNEDGTYSITGSKIFISSGENDLAENIIHPVLARIEGAPAGTSGISLFLVPKIWVNDDGSLGEFNDVVCTGIEHKMGIHGSATCSLTLGGKGQCRGTLLGEINKGMRAMFVMMNEARLDVGMQSLGCASASFMNALNYARERVQGRHLTAAGKDAPPVPLIQHPDVRRMLLTMKSITEGMRSIVYYTGYCEDMIRISANAADKARWQGLIDVMIPITKGYVSDRAFDVCNLGVQMFGGYGYTKEYPQEQLLRDCKITHIYEGTNGIQAMDLLGRKLGLNQGQSFRDLLDEMRKTAADAKAVPDVAALADALESLIARLEEAALHMVQALRSEKMLTAYAAAYPFMEVTGDAVMAWMLLWRANIAGRKLAEGAKKKDAAFYQGQIMSARFFINNFIPVTLGKISAILADDGTVVEIPEDAFGGK, encoded by the coding sequence ATGGCACAAGTGATTATGGACAGAAGAGATGTGGATTTTATCCTTCACGAACAACTGGAGGTTGAAAAGCTCTCGGAACACGAAAAATTCGAGGAGTTCAACCGCAAGACGGTGGACCTCATCGTCTCCGAGGCCAAGAACCTGGCCGTCAAGGAGATGCTCCCGGCCCTGAAGATCGGGGACGAGGAGGGCTGCACCTTCGATAAGGGCCAGGTCCGGGTCCCGGAGGCCTTTCACAAGATTCACCGGCTCTTCACCGAAGGCGGCTGGATCGCCATGTGCGACGCCCCCGAATGGGGCGGGCAGGGCATGCCCGCCACGGTGGCCCTGGCCGCGAAGAACTACTTCAACGGCGCCAACTTCCCCTGCACCCTGAACTACATCCTCAACCACGGGGCCGGGAAACTGGTGGAGACCTTCGGCACCGAAAAGCAGAAGAAGCTCTTCCTCAAAAAGATGTATGGCGGCGCGTGGGGCGGCACGATGCTCCTCACCGAGCCCCAGGCGGGCTCCGATGTCGGCGCCCTCACCACCACGGCCGTCCAGAACGAGGACGGCACCTATTCCATCACCGGCAGCAAAATCTTCATCTCCAGCGGCGAGAACGATCTGGCGGAGAACATCATTCACCCCGTCCTGGCCCGCATCGAGGGCGCCCCGGCGGGCACATCGGGCATTTCCCTCTTTCTGGTGCCCAAGATCTGGGTCAACGACGACGGCAGCCTCGGCGAGTTCAACGACGTGGTCTGCACTGGCATCGAACACAAGATGGGCATCCACGGCAGCGCCACCTGCTCCCTGACCCTGGGCGGCAAGGGGCAGTGCCGGGGAACCCTCCTGGGCGAGATCAACAAGGGCATGCGGGCCATGTTCGTCATGATGAACGAGGCCCGCCTGGACGTGGGGATGCAGTCCCTGGGATGCGCCTCCGCCTCCTTCATGAACGCTCTCAACTACGCCCGGGAACGGGTTCAGGGCAGGCACCTGACGGCTGCGGGCAAGGACGCCCCGCCGGTGCCCCTCATCCAGCACCCGGACGTCCGCCGCATGCTCCTGACGATGAAGTCCATCACCGAGGGCATGCGGAGCATCGTCTACTACACCGGCTACTGCGAGGACATGATCCGGATCAGCGCCAACGCGGCCGATAAGGCCCGCTGGCAGGGACTCATCGATGTCATGATCCCCATCACCAAGGGCTATGTCTCCGACCGGGCCTTCGACGTCTGCAACCTGGGGGTTCAGATGTTCGGCGGCTACGGCTACACCAAGGAATATCCCCAGGAGCAGCTCCTGCGGGACTGCAAGATCACCCACATCTACGAGGGCACCAACGGCATCCAGGCCATGGACCTGCTGGGAAGAAAGCTGGGTCTCAACCAGGGCCAGTCCTTCCGGGACCTCTTAGATGAGATGCGCAAGACCGCCGCCGACGCCAAGGCGGTTCCCGACGTCGCAGCTCTGGCCGACGCCCTGGAAAGCCTCATTGCCAGGTTGGAAGAGGCGGCGCTGCACATGGTCCAGGCACTCCGGTCCGAGAAGATGCTGACCGCCTATGCCGCCGCCTACCCCTTCATGGAGGTCACCGGCGATGCGGTCATGGCCTGGATGCTCCTGTGGCGGGCGAATATCGCCGGCCGGAAGCTGGCCGAGGGGGCCAAGAAAAAGGACGCCGCCTTCTATCAAGGGCAGATCATGAGCGCCCGCTTCTTTATCAACAACTTCATCCCGGTCACCCTGGGAAAAATCAGCGCCATCCTGGCAGACGACGGCACGGTGGTGGAAATCCCCGAGGACGCCTTCGGAGGGAAGTAG
- a CDS encoding fatty acid--CoA ligase — protein MTEKIYQPGEPYDYPLIIKKLLNTPLIYAPDQEIVYRDKLRYTYRDLNQRIHRLANGLTQHGIGAGDTVAVFDYDSNRFLEAFFAVPMMGAVLQMVNWRLSAGQIQYTLNHAEAKIILINADFLPILESIREKLETVQKIVVITETGGVPQTALTIDGAYEEMISGAAPTYDFPDLDENTKATTFYTTGTTGDPKGVHFTHRQLVLHTFAVALALGAYDFIGRFRSDDVYMPITPMFHVHAWGLPYIATLLGVKQVYPGKYEPEMLLKLIVTEKVTFSHCVPTILQMILTSPKAKQYDLSQWKVIIGGAKLPKGQAKLAKSMGITVYTGYGMSETCPIISLSVPKRNMADWDEDSLMEVVIKTGLPVPLVEFEVVDADDKPLPHDGMSTGEVVFRAPWLTKSYFKAPDRSKELWQNGWLHSGDVGHINEDGYLQITDRVKDVIKSGGEWVSSLDLENLLSQHEAVLESAAIGVPDEKWGERPMMIVVLKPEFNGKVTAEDLKRHMKQAAQDGKLPKYGVPDRYEFAEEIAKTSVGKLDKKLMRQVYR, from the coding sequence ATGACGGAAAAGATCTATCAACCCGGAGAGCCCTACGACTATCCGCTGATCATCAAAAAACTGCTCAACACCCCCCTGATCTACGCGCCGGATCAGGAGATCGTCTACAGGGACAAACTGCGCTACACCTACAGGGACCTGAACCAACGCATCCATCGCCTGGCAAACGGGCTGACGCAGCACGGCATCGGAGCGGGCGACACGGTGGCGGTCTTCGATTACGACAGCAACCGCTTTCTCGAGGCCTTTTTCGCCGTTCCCATGATGGGGGCGGTGCTTCAGATGGTCAACTGGCGGCTCTCCGCAGGGCAGATCCAGTACACCTTAAACCATGCCGAAGCCAAGATCATCCTCATCAACGCCGACTTTCTGCCCATCCTGGAATCCATCCGGGAAAAACTGGAAACGGTTCAGAAGATCGTGGTCATCACCGAAACCGGCGGGGTTCCGCAGACCGCCCTTACCATCGACGGCGCCTACGAGGAGATGATCTCCGGCGCCGCGCCGACATATGACTTTCCCGATCTGGACGAGAACACCAAGGCCACGACCTTCTACACCACCGGCACCACGGGCGACCCCAAGGGTGTCCACTTCACCCACCGCCAGCTGGTGCTCCACACCTTCGCCGTGGCGCTCGCCCTGGGTGCCTACGACTTCATCGGTCGCTTCCGCTCCGACGACGTTTACATGCCCATCACCCCGATGTTCCATGTCCATGCCTGGGGTCTGCCCTACATTGCCACCCTTTTAGGTGTCAAACAGGTCTATCCGGGAAAATACGAGCCCGAAATGCTCCTGAAGCTGATCGTGACCGAAAAGGTCACCTTCTCCCACTGCGTGCCAACCATTCTCCAGATGATCCTCACGAGTCCCAAAGCGAAACAATACGATCTGTCTCAGTGGAAGGTGATCATCGGCGGCGCGAAGCTGCCCAAGGGCCAGGCCAAGCTGGCCAAGAGCATGGGCATCACCGTCTATACGGGATACGGCATGTCGGAAACCTGCCCGATCATCAGCCTCTCCGTGCCGAAACGCAATATGGCGGACTGGGATGAGGACAGCCTGATGGAGGTCGTCATCAAAACCGGTCTTCCCGTTCCCCTGGTGGAGTTCGAGGTGGTGGACGCCGACGACAAGCCGCTGCCCCATGACGGCATGTCCACGGGAGAGGTGGTCTTTCGTGCCCCATGGCTCACCAAAAGCTATTTCAAGGCCCCGGATCGTTCCAAGGAGCTTTGGCAGAACGGATGGCTCCACAGCGGTGACGTGGGCCACATCAACGAGGACGGGTATCTCCAGATCACCGACCGCGTCAAGGACGTGATCAAAAGCGGCGGCGAGTGGGTCTCCTCCCTGGATCTGGAAAACCTGTTGAGCCAGCATGAGGCAGTGCTGGAATCGGCGGCCATCGGGGTGCCCGACGAGAAATGGGGCGAGCGGCCGATGATGATCGTGGTGCTGAAGCCCGAATTCAACGGCAAGGTTACCGCCGAGGACCTCAAGCGGCACATGAAGCAGGCGGCCCAGGACGGGAAGCTGCCCAAATACGGCGTCCCCGACCGATACGAGTTCGCGGAGGAGATCGCCAAGACGAGTGTCGGCAAGCTGGACAAGAAGCTGATGCGCCAAGTCTATCGATAA